One Mixta gaviniae genomic window carries:
- a CDS encoding acyl-homoserine-lactone synthase — protein sequence MKIIQTQLKDMPSSLLAELGSYRYSVFARGEGWSIPSRLSTPGQEYDRFDRSDVTWLIAWHARLGICGCARLMQWQEPGNIEGISVPFDRKEAVWEMSRFSARLDVDNELPLTILWHAVQLAELSGIDYLVSAATPMLEQMFEQHKVGFEPLTPGLIQSEDNLFAVKIPVKQQELAEKYRGARRFSPEEVLPSLGVSINWQSHGR from the coding sequence ATGAAGATTATCCAAACCCAGCTAAAGGATATGCCATCCTCGTTATTGGCGGAATTGGGCAGTTATCGCTACAGCGTATTTGCGCGCGGCGAAGGGTGGTCGATACCCTCGCGGCTGAGTACGCCAGGGCAGGAGTACGATCGCTTTGACCGTTCCGACGTCACCTGGCTTATTGCCTGGCATGCGCGTCTCGGCATTTGCGGCTGCGCGCGGCTGATGCAGTGGCAGGAGCCGGGTAATATCGAAGGGATTAGCGTACCGTTCGATCGTAAAGAAGCGGTGTGGGAGATGTCGCGTTTTTCCGCACGTCTTGACGTCGATAATGAGCTGCCGCTGACCATTCTCTGGCATGCTGTGCAGCTGGCGGAGTTATCAGGCATCGATTATCTGGTCAGCGCCGCGACGCCGATGCTGGAGCAGATGTTTGAGCAGCATAAGGTGGGGTTCGAGCCCCTGACGCCGGGGCTGATTCAGTCTGAGGACAATCTGTTCGCGGTGAAAATCCCGGTGAAGCAGCAGGAGCTGGCGGAAAAATATCGCGGCGCGCGTCGCTTCAGCCCGGAAGAAGTCCTGCCTTCGCTGGGGGTTTCCATCAACTGGCAGTCGCACGGGCGTTAA
- a CDS encoding GlpM family protein: MGLLLKALIGALMVVAIGLLAKSKNYYIAGLLPLFPTFALIAHYLVATDKGTAALRATLVFGMWAILPYFLYLLSLWFFIGIMRLPLALASAVLCWVLAAWLLITLWTRWR; this comes from the coding sequence ATGGGTTTGTTGCTAAAGGCGCTGATTGGCGCGCTCATGGTGGTGGCGATCGGCCTGCTGGCGAAGAGTAAGAACTACTACATTGCGGGTCTGCTGCCGCTGTTTCCTACCTTCGCGCTGATCGCGCACTATCTGGTCGCAACCGATAAGGGCACGGCGGCGCTGCGCGCCACGCTGGTGTTCGGCATGTGGGCTATCCTGCCCTACTTTCTCTATCTGCTTTCGCTGTGGTTTTTTATCGGCATAATGCGGCTGCCGCTTGCGCTGGCCAGCGCCGTGCTTTGCTGGGTGCTGGCCGCATGGTTGCTGATTACGCTCTGGACGCGCTGGCGTTAA
- the sdiA gene encoding transcriptional regulator SdiA: protein MTFDDYFAWRREVEAQFFLLNNTEELTNALQQQIEALGLDHFALFIRHPVPFTRPKTFLFTTYPSSWIKRYDNENYYAVDPILRECLPGKFIAWGDAVSEKNEIFWREAKAYGLASGFSCSLMACNRATGILSVASKKALNMLHMMPQKQLRLQYLLDLSLQTLLRLDDVSMRILDITLSPRELEILKWTAEGKTAAEISLILSISPYTVNFHQKNLQKRFNAPNKTQVASYAAAIGLL, encoded by the coding sequence ATGACGTTCGATGATTACTTTGCCTGGCGCAGGGAGGTCGAGGCTCAGTTTTTTTTACTGAATAACACTGAAGAGTTAACAAACGCGTTGCAACAGCAGATTGAAGCGCTGGGGCTGGATCACTTTGCCTTATTTATTCGTCATCCTGTCCCTTTTACCCGGCCGAAAACCTTTCTTTTCACCACATACCCATCGAGCTGGATAAAGCGATACGATAATGAAAACTATTATGCCGTCGATCCTATTTTGCGTGAGTGTCTGCCGGGAAAATTTATAGCCTGGGGGGATGCCGTTTCGGAGAAGAATGAAATATTCTGGCGGGAGGCAAAAGCGTATGGATTGGCGTCAGGCTTTTCCTGTTCGCTGATGGCCTGCAACCGCGCGACAGGTATATTATCGGTGGCATCAAAAAAAGCGTTAAATATGCTGCACATGATGCCGCAAAAACAGTTGAGACTGCAGTATCTTTTGGATCTGTCGCTACAAACGCTGCTGCGTTTAGATGATGTGTCGATGCGGATTTTAGATATAACCTTAAGTCCACGCGAACTGGAAATTTTAAAATGGACGGCGGAAGGAAAAACGGCTGCGGAGATTTCATTGATACTTTCTATCTCGCCTTACACGGTTAACTTCCATCAAAAGAATTTGCAGAAGCGTTTTAACGCGCCGAATAAAACTCAGGTTGCCAGCTATGCGGCTGCGATTGGCTTGCTGTGA